The proteins below are encoded in one region of Ereboglobus luteus:
- the sufD gene encoding Fe-S cluster assembly protein SufD has translation MTTHPQTNTAAAPAWWQETRAAAWERYSTTPLPARDDERWRFSDVAAIDLDGYDLSGAGGQPMDGGNVAALSPFTKTKYAASLTFVNNRLAHRAPLPGDLATKGVIFCPLDEAIEKYPQHIQAYLQKHDVALGSEKFTALNTALTTSGALLYVPKGITIATPLLLKHIAAGDATSVYPHTLVILEDNARATLVEYFASAEPEARHFASGVNDLHAGPGAHLTYIGAQTWSTNTLAFQTNSIVAQRDARILSLNVHLGGRLARHESHSRLQGPGAHSEMLALTVATGAQKFDQRTLQTHQAPNTSSNLLYKNALLDTAKTIFSGLIVVDPDAQKTDAYQSNRNLMLSDDAESNSLPGLEIQANDVRCTHGATSARIPAEQEFYLQSRGIDPESAHELLVAGFFEEVLAKLENEEIQTALRAMIEGKFKK, from the coding sequence ATGACCACTCATCCGCAAACCAACACCGCCGCCGCGCCCGCGTGGTGGCAGGAAACCCGAGCCGCCGCATGGGAACGCTACAGCACCACGCCGCTCCCGGCTCGCGATGACGAACGCTGGCGCTTCTCCGACGTCGCCGCCATCGACCTCGACGGCTACGACCTAAGTGGCGCGGGCGGCCAGCCCATGGACGGCGGCAACGTCGCCGCCCTATCGCCATTCACCAAAACCAAATACGCCGCGTCGCTCACCTTCGTGAACAACCGCCTCGCGCACCGCGCGCCGCTCCCCGGCGACCTCGCCACCAAGGGCGTCATCTTTTGCCCGCTCGACGAAGCCATCGAAAAATATCCGCAGCACATCCAGGCCTACCTGCAAAAACACGACGTCGCGCTCGGCAGCGAAAAATTCACCGCGCTCAACACCGCCCTCACCACCAGCGGCGCGCTCCTCTACGTCCCGAAAGGCATCACCATCGCCACCCCGCTCCTCCTCAAGCACATCGCCGCCGGCGACGCCACCAGCGTCTATCCGCACACGCTCGTCATCCTTGAGGACAACGCCCGCGCCACCCTCGTCGAATACTTCGCCAGCGCCGAACCCGAGGCCCGCCACTTCGCCAGCGGCGTCAACGACCTCCACGCCGGCCCCGGCGCGCACCTCACCTACATCGGCGCGCAAACCTGGTCAACGAACACCCTCGCGTTCCAAACCAACTCCATCGTCGCGCAACGTGACGCGCGCATCCTCTCGCTCAACGTCCACCTCGGCGGACGCCTCGCGCGCCACGAATCGCACTCCCGCCTCCAAGGCCCCGGCGCGCACTCCGAAATGCTCGCGCTCACCGTCGCCACCGGCGCGCAAAAATTCGACCAGCGCACCCTCCAGACGCACCAGGCGCCCAACACCTCCTCAAACCTCCTCTACAAAAACGCGCTCCTCGACACCGCGAAGACAATCTTCTCCGGCCTGATTGTCGTCGACCCCGACGCGCAAAAAACCGACGCCTACCAGTCGAACCGCAACCTCATGCTCAGCGACGACGCCGAGTCGAACAGCCTCCCCGGCCTCGAAATCCAGGCCAACGACGTCCGCTGCACGCACGGCGCCACCAGCGCCCGCATCCCCGCCGAGCAGGAGTTCTACCTCCAATCCCGCGGCATCGATCCGGAGAGCGCCCACGAACTCCTCGTCGCCGGCTTCTTCGAGGAAGTCCTTGCCAAACTCGAAAACGAGGAAATCCAAACCGCCCTGCGCGCGATGATCGAAGGCAAATTTAAAAAATAA
- the sufB gene encoding Fe-S cluster assembly protein SufB gives MQPSEQPAIPDAQAAAIGIDQSAGDFSYDIKYDYDAGNGLTENTVRYISAVKKEAPWILDFRLNALKTFLAKPLPTHWATRDLENIDFEKIRYYLAQGQKPKRTWDEVPEDIKKTFERLGIPEQERKYLAGVEAQFDSEAAYSNVKEIVAKQGVIFMNSTEALREHPEIFRKWFGKVIPTSDNKFSALNSAVFSGGSFIYVPPGVKVAQPLQAYFRINAENFGQFERTLIICDEGSEVTYMEGCTAPKFSTATLHSAVVELVALKGAKIQYITVQNWASNVYNLVTKRGLAQEDAEIKWIDCNIGSRLTMKYPGVVLKGRRARGEVISIALANDGQHQDTGAKMIHAADETTSTIVSKSISVGQGRATYRGQVYIPKHLKGCKNNTECDALLINTNSRTDTYPAITVRGDKHATQHEASVSKVSEEMIFYMQQRGLTEAQAMSLAVNGFINDLANQFPMEYSVELKRLIELEMEGSVG, from the coding sequence ATGCAACCTTCAGAACAACCAGCCATTCCCGACGCGCAAGCCGCCGCGATTGGCATCGACCAGTCCGCGGGCGATTTTTCGTATGACATCAAATACGATTACGACGCGGGCAACGGCCTTACGGAAAACACCGTCCGCTACATCAGCGCCGTCAAAAAAGAGGCGCCTTGGATTCTCGATTTCCGCCTCAACGCGCTCAAAACATTTCTCGCCAAACCGCTCCCCACGCACTGGGCCACGCGCGATCTCGAAAACATCGACTTCGAAAAAATCCGCTACTACCTCGCGCAAGGCCAGAAGCCCAAGCGCACTTGGGACGAGGTGCCCGAGGACATCAAAAAAACCTTCGAACGCCTCGGCATTCCCGAGCAGGAACGCAAATACCTCGCCGGCGTCGAGGCGCAATTCGACTCCGAGGCCGCCTACTCGAACGTGAAGGAAATCGTCGCCAAGCAGGGCGTCATCTTCATGAACTCCACCGAGGCGCTCCGCGAGCACCCGGAGATCTTTCGCAAATGGTTCGGCAAAGTCATCCCGACCAGCGACAACAAATTCTCCGCGCTCAACAGCGCCGTGTTTTCCGGCGGCTCGTTCATCTACGTCCCGCCCGGCGTCAAGGTCGCGCAACCGCTCCAGGCCTACTTCCGCATCAACGCGGAAAACTTCGGCCAGTTCGAGCGCACCCTCATCATCTGCGACGAGGGCTCCGAAGTCACCTATATGGAAGGCTGCACCGCGCCGAAGTTCAGCACCGCCACGCTGCACTCCGCCGTCGTCGAACTCGTCGCCCTCAAGGGCGCGAAAATCCAATACATCACCGTCCAAAACTGGGCGTCCAACGTCTACAACCTCGTCACCAAGCGCGGACTCGCGCAGGAGGACGCCGAGATCAAATGGATCGACTGCAACATCGGCAGCCGCCTCACCATGAAATATCCCGGCGTCGTCCTCAAGGGCCGCCGCGCCCGCGGCGAAGTCATCTCCATCGCCCTCGCCAACGACGGACAGCACCAGGACACCGGCGCGAAAATGATCCACGCCGCCGACGAAACCACCTCGACCATCGTGTCGAAATCCATCTCCGTCGGCCAGGGCCGCGCCACCTATCGCGGCCAGGTTTACATCCCGAAGCACTTGAAAGGTTGCAAAAACAACACCGAGTGCGACGCGCTCCTCATCAACACCAACAGCCGCACCGACACCTATCCGGCGATCACCGTGCGCGGCGACAAGCACGCCACGCAGCACGAGGCCAGCGTCTCGAAAGTCAGCGAGGAAATGATCTTCTACATGCAGCAACGCGGACTCACCGAGGCGCAGGCGATGAGCCTCGCCGTCAACGGCTTCATCAACGACCTCGCGAACCAGTTCCCGATGGAATACTCCGTCGAACTCAAGCGCCTCATCGAACTCGAAATGGAAGGCTCCGTCGGCTGA
- the sufC gene encoding Fe-S cluster assembly ATPase SufC: MHTLEIRDLVVALTETPDKPIVKGVSLTIKSGEVHAVMGPNGTGKSTLSKAVAGHPDYTITSGDVLLDGKSILEMEPDERARAGIFLAFQYPSEIPGVSIANFLRAALQARLGEGEDLDAVGYYKSLYAKMDMLKIDRKFTSRAVNEGFSGGEKKRCEILQMAMLEPSFALMDETDSGLDIDALKIVAEGVNQLRGPKLGVLLITHYQRLLNHIVPDHVHVMYDGRIVKSGDKTLALELEEKGYDWLKTETAAPAA; the protein is encoded by the coding sequence ATGCACACGCTCGAAATCCGCGACCTCGTTGTCGCCCTCACTGAAACACCCGACAAGCCCATCGTCAAAGGCGTCAGCCTCACGATCAAATCCGGCGAGGTTCACGCCGTCATGGGGCCCAACGGCACCGGCAAATCCACGCTCTCCAAGGCAGTCGCCGGCCATCCCGATTACACGATCACCAGTGGCGACGTCCTCCTCGACGGCAAATCCATCCTCGAAATGGAGCCCGACGAACGCGCCCGCGCGGGCATCTTTCTCGCGTTTCAGTATCCGAGCGAAATCCCCGGCGTTTCCATTGCCAACTTTCTCCGCGCCGCGCTCCAGGCCCGCCTCGGCGAGGGCGAGGATCTCGACGCCGTTGGTTATTACAAAAGCCTCTACGCGAAAATGGACATGCTCAAAATCGACCGCAAGTTCACCTCGCGCGCCGTCAACGAAGGTTTCTCCGGCGGCGAGAAAAAGCGCTGCGAAATCCTCCAGATGGCCATGCTCGAGCCCTCCTTCGCGCTCATGGACGAAACCGATTCCGGCCTCGACATCGACGCGCTAAAAATCGTCGCCGAGGGCGTCAACCAGCTTCGCGGCCCCAAGCTCGGCGTCCTCCTCATCACGCACTATCAGCGCCTCCTCAACCACATCGTTCCCGACCACGTGCACGTCATGTATGACGGCCGCATCGTGAAGAGCGGCGACAAAACCCTCGCCCTCGAACTCGAGGAAAAAGGTTACGACTGGCTCAAGACGGAAACCGCCGCTCCCGCCGCCTGA
- a CDS encoding Fur family transcriptional regulator: MAHSTTHHSDDLAQRLADSGLRNTPQRELVYQSILARRDHPTAEEIFARVKAETPTISLATVYNCLETLIECRLVRAVHFERASTRYCPNLVPHAHFHDNKTGLTHDIDLPEELLTALKKLLPEGYTADMIDITYHGRGAEKPEKLKD, from the coding sequence ATGGCTCACTCGACGACACATCATTCTGACGACCTCGCGCAACGTCTCGCGGACAGCGGTTTGCGCAACACCCCGCAGCGTGAACTCGTTTACCAGAGCATTCTCGCCCGCCGCGACCACCCGACCGCCGAGGAGATTTTCGCGCGCGTCAAGGCCGAGACGCCCACCATCTCGCTCGCCACCGTTTACAACTGCCTCGAAACGCTCATCGAATGCCGCCTCGTGCGCGCCGTGCATTTCGAGCGCGCCTCGACCCGCTATTGTCCGAACCTCGTTCCGCACGCGCATTTTCACGACAACAAAACCGGCCTCACGCACGACATTGACCTGCCGGAAGAACTCCTCACCGCCCTCAAAAAGCTCCTCCCCGAAGGCTACACCGCCGACATGATCGACATCACCTATCACGGACGCGGGGCGGAAAAGCCTGAAAAATTAAAGGACTGA
- the rrtA gene encoding rhombosortase encodes MKRLPFITLSLAVFALITSAFPALTNAFEFTRETFAHSEIWRLLTAHLTHFDAAHLRWDVFALLLLGSMAEWKSRRDWLVTLAVSAPLITLAVWILQPHFETYRGLSGLDCAAYGVVAGHLLRDGWRERHTPTLALGVLACGGALAKCGYELITGNPFFVGETVAFTPVPLAHFVGVTIGVLVVFAHDLSRSRTVGKLRGWVSFFSPPACDCWGSASDLESKR; translated from the coding sequence ATGAAACGCCTTCCATTCATTACTCTTTCCCTCGCAGTCTTCGCGCTGATCACCAGCGCGTTTCCGGCGCTCACAAACGCGTTCGAGTTCACACGCGAGACTTTCGCGCACAGCGAAATCTGGCGGTTGCTCACGGCGCACCTCACACATTTCGACGCGGCGCATTTGCGTTGGGATGTGTTTGCGCTGCTGCTCCTCGGCTCGATGGCGGAGTGGAAATCGCGGCGCGACTGGCTTGTGACACTTGCCGTGTCCGCGCCGCTGATCACGCTGGCCGTTTGGATTCTCCAGCCGCATTTCGAGACGTATCGCGGTTTGTCGGGACTTGATTGCGCGGCTTACGGTGTTGTGGCGGGGCATTTGTTGCGCGACGGCTGGCGCGAACGACACACGCCCACGCTTGCGCTTGGCGTGCTGGCGTGCGGCGGAGCGCTTGCGAAATGCGGTTACGAGCTGATCACGGGCAATCCGTTTTTTGTCGGCGAGACCGTTGCGTTTACACCTGTGCCGTTGGCGCATTTTGTGGGCGTGACGATTGGTGTATTGGTTGTGTTTGCGCACGATTTGTCCAGATCCCGGACGGTCGGGAAACTCCGCGGATGGGTTTCATTTTTTAGTCCGCCTGCGTGCGATTGTTGGGGTTCAGCGTCTGATTTGGAGTCAAAACGCTGA
- a CDS encoding VIT and vWA domain-containing protein, protein MKTTIKNLSLARPLRWATFLMAMLSMLLSLAVLTGTLRAAGTLTPLSSVNARIQIREHQVNVTINNGFAQTEVLQTFFNPNGADLEAIYAFPVPKSASLSEVTIQTGEKTLHGEVLRKADAEKIYGEEKAKGNDAGLASKNGYQNYEFRVSPVRANAEVHLRFVYYQSLEIDTGVGRYLYPLEEGGTDDIASSFWQPANAQVEGRLSINVELKSAWPVEDLRSPGNEAAANIQKLDTGHWKLTLERDRAQLAQDFVLYYRLAADLPGRVEVIPYRASPDKPGTFMAVVTPGLDLQPISSSDYIFVLDISGSMQGKLATLANGIVKVLGQMNPGDRFRIITFNQGSREVFPLTAATPENVTRAIEVVQSLHANGSTNIYSGLKLALNSLDADRATSIILVTDGVTNEGIVDPRAFYSLLKKNDVRFFGFLMGSSANWPLMRVMGEATGGFYAGVSNADDIVGQILLAKSKVTHESLHHATFKFSGGATSGLTGDLPQKIYRGQQLVIFGRYNKAGPATLTLNAKLTGEDKTYTTKFNFPEVDTDNPELERLWALAQIEQIELLENIGQMPPSESKDAIADLGVMYQLVTDHTSMVVLDDATHAARGIERNNQKRIALERAAQSVRAQQPAKNYQVDAQQPTYSAPAPHVSRSRGFGGGGGGALEFRDVALMALFMLVVSAVGISRRKARKAGNLKQ, encoded by the coding sequence ATGAAAACCACGATCAAAAACCTCTCACTTGCGCGGCCCCTTCGCTGGGCTACGTTCTTAATGGCCATGCTTTCGATGCTCCTGTCGCTGGCCGTCCTCACGGGGACGTTGCGGGCGGCGGGCACGCTAACGCCGCTCAGTTCTGTCAACGCGCGGATTCAAATCCGCGAGCATCAGGTCAACGTCACCATCAACAACGGCTTCGCTCAGACCGAGGTGTTGCAGACGTTCTTCAATCCCAACGGCGCCGACCTCGAGGCGATTTACGCGTTTCCCGTTCCGAAGAGCGCGAGCCTTTCCGAGGTCACCATCCAAACCGGCGAGAAGACATTGCACGGCGAGGTGCTCCGCAAGGCCGACGCCGAAAAAATCTACGGCGAGGAAAAGGCCAAGGGCAACGATGCCGGGCTCGCCTCTAAAAACGGCTACCAGAATTACGAGTTTCGCGTGAGCCCCGTGCGCGCCAACGCCGAGGTGCACTTGCGCTTCGTGTATTACCAGTCGCTCGAAATCGACACGGGCGTGGGCCGCTATCTGTATCCGCTCGAGGAGGGCGGCACCGACGACATCGCGAGCTCGTTCTGGCAGCCGGCAAACGCGCAGGTCGAGGGACGTCTTTCGATCAACGTCGAGTTGAAATCCGCATGGCCCGTCGAGGACTTGCGCTCCCCGGGCAACGAAGCCGCGGCGAATATCCAAAAACTGGATACAGGCCATTGGAAGCTCACGCTCGAGCGCGACCGCGCGCAACTCGCGCAGGATTTCGTGCTCTACTACAGGCTCGCCGCCGACCTTCCCGGGCGCGTCGAGGTGATTCCCTATCGCGCGTCGCCGGACAAGCCGGGCACGTTCATGGCCGTCGTCACACCGGGCCTGGACCTGCAGCCGATCAGCTCGTCGGATTATATTTTTGTTCTCGATATCTCGGGCTCCATGCAGGGAAAACTAGCCACGCTCGCCAACGGCATTGTGAAGGTGCTCGGCCAGATGAACCCCGGCGACCGTTTCCGCATCATCACCTTCAACCAAGGCTCGCGTGAAGTGTTTCCGCTGACGGCCGCCACGCCCGAAAATGTGACGCGGGCAATCGAGGTCGTGCAATCGCTCCACGCAAACGGCAGCACCAACATCTACTCGGGGCTCAAGCTCGCGCTCAACAGCCTCGACGCGGATCGGGCGACGAGCATCATTCTCGTCACCGACGGCGTGACCAACGAAGGCATTGTTGATCCGCGCGCGTTCTATTCGCTGCTTAAGAAAAACGACGTGCGCTTTTTCGGGTTCCTCATGGGCAGCAGCGCGAACTGGCCGCTCATGCGCGTGATGGGCGAGGCGACGGGCGGCTTCTACGCGGGCGTGTCGAACGCCGACGACATTGTGGGGCAAATCCTGCTCGCAAAATCCAAGGTCACACACGAGTCGCTGCACCACGCCACGTTCAAGTTCAGCGGCGGCGCAACCTCGGGGCTCACGGGCGATCTGCCCCAGAAAATCTACCGCGGGCAGCAACTCGTTATCTTTGGCCGCTACAACAAGGCCGGCCCCGCCACGCTCACGCTCAACGCCAAGCTCACAGGTGAGGACAAAACCTACACGACCAAGTTCAACTTCCCCGAGGTCGACACCGACAATCCCGAACTCGAACGCCTCTGGGCGCTCGCGCAAATCGAGCAGATTGAGTTGCTCGAAAACATAGGCCAGATGCCGCCGTCCGAGTCGAAGGACGCCATCGCCGACCTCGGCGTGATGTATCAACTCGTCACCGATCACACCTCGATGGTCGTGCTCGACGACGCCACGCACGCCGCGCGCGGGATCGAGCGTAACAATCAAAAACGCATCGCCCTCGAGCGCGCCGCGCAAAGCGTCCGCGCGCAGCAGCCCGCGAAAAATTACCAGGTGGACGCGCAACAACCCACTTACTCCGCGCCCGCCCCGCATGTCAGTCGCTCGCGTGGTTTCGGCGGCGGCGGTGGCGGTGCGCTGGAGTTCCGCGACGTGGCGCTGATGGCGCTGTTTATGCTTGTTGTCTCCGCGGTTGGCATCAGTCGCCGGAAAGCACGCAAGGCTGGAAATTTAAAACAATAG
- a CDS encoding sigma-54-dependent transcriptional regulator, whose protein sequence is MKRLFSPDELHFAQAVGRISASNHFLPERVELEREALGSAFTESGAAWNEHISDDNALTHPNIVALLKRSETLAENIRARWPKDGRGITREEMVAYINVASFWLYHAYALQFDALIQESEERRHAAARKQETSRAETAPDNKLTIRPNFYGAFRNTLEHLLRLPGIAILDEEPAPHLFAYAFQLRRAFHYIHRALAGGSRPMVRLRAQIWESIFTRDIGRYRRALYSRMHDYATLITGPSGTGKELVARAIGLSRYIPFDARRGEFADDYTGAFFPLNLSALSPTLIESELFGHRRGAFTGALADRAGWLEICPANGAVFLDEIGDVDTAIQVKLLRTLQSRAFQRLGDTDTRTFQGKIIAATHRDLPAEIRGGRFREDFYYRLCSDVVRTPSLREQLDDAPTELETLAAHIARQLLGDGEAPAFARESVAWIRKRLGAAYAWPGNFRELEQCMRNLLVRGEYHPASLHASGGDTGDWNALLANGSLTAEDLLRRYTRQVHAQSGRNIEETARRLDVDRRTVKARL, encoded by the coding sequence ATGAAACGCTTGTTCTCCCCCGATGAATTGCACTTCGCCCAAGCCGTGGGGCGCATCAGCGCGTCGAATCATTTTCTGCCGGAGCGCGTGGAATTGGAGCGCGAGGCCCTGGGGTCCGCGTTCACCGAATCGGGCGCCGCCTGGAACGAGCACATATCCGATGACAACGCGCTGACGCATCCGAACATCGTCGCGCTTCTCAAGCGCTCCGAGACGCTCGCCGAAAACATCCGCGCACGCTGGCCGAAGGACGGGCGCGGCATCACGCGCGAGGAAATGGTCGCCTACATCAACGTCGCGAGCTTCTGGCTCTACCACGCCTACGCGCTCCAGTTCGACGCGCTCATCCAGGAGTCCGAGGAACGCCGCCACGCCGCCGCGCGAAAGCAGGAGACCTCCCGCGCCGAAACCGCGCCGGACAACAAGCTGACCATCCGCCCCAATTTCTACGGCGCGTTTCGCAACACGCTCGAGCACCTGCTCCGCCTGCCCGGCATTGCGATTCTCGACGAGGAACCCGCGCCGCACCTGTTCGCGTATGCGTTCCAATTGCGCCGCGCCTTTCACTACATTCACCGCGCGCTCGCGGGCGGCTCGAGGCCGATGGTGCGCCTGCGCGCGCAAATATGGGAGTCCATTTTCACACGCGACATCGGGCGCTACCGCCGCGCGCTCTACTCGCGCATGCACGATTACGCCACGCTCATCACCGGCCCCTCCGGCACCGGCAAGGAACTCGTCGCGCGCGCCATCGGCCTCTCGCGCTACATCCCCTTCGACGCGCGGCGCGGCGAATTTGCCGACGACTACACGGGCGCGTTTTTCCCGCTCAACCTCTCCGCGCTCTCCCCCACCCTCATCGAGTCCGAACTCTTCGGCCACCGCCGCGGCGCGTTCACCGGCGCGCTCGCCGACCGCGCCGGATGGCTCGAAATCTGCCCCGCAAACGGAGCCGTGTTTCTCGACGAAATTGGCGACGTTGACACCGCCATCCAGGTAAAACTCCTGCGCACGCTCCAGTCGCGCGCCTTCCAGCGCCTCGGCGACACCGACACGCGCACCTTTCAGGGAAAAATCATCGCCGCCACGCATCGCGACCTCCCCGCCGAAATCCGCGGCGGACGTTTTCGCGAGGATTTTTATTACCGCCTCTGCTCCGACGTCGTGCGCACGCCCTCCCTGCGCGAGCAACTCGACGACGCGCCCACCGAGCTCGAAACACTCGCGGCGCACATCGCGCGCCAGTTGCTCGGCGACGGCGAGGCGCCCGCCTTCGCGCGCGAGTCGGTCGCGTGGATACGCAAGCGCCTCGGCGCCGCTTACGCGTGGCCCGGCAATTTCCGCGAACTCGAGCAGTGCATGCGAAACCTCCTCGTGCGCGGCGAATATCATCCCGCGTCGCTGCACGCGTCCGGCGGCGACACCGGCGACTGGAACGCGCTGCTCGCAAACGGCAGCCTCACCGCCGAGGACCTACTGCGCCGCTACACGCGCCAAGTCCACGCGCAATCGGGACGCAACATCGAGGAAACCGCCCGCCGCCTCGACGTCGACCGCCGCACGGTGAAGGCGCGGTTGTGA
- the fabF gene encoding beta-ketoacyl-ACP synthase II, which translates to MQQAPLSAHQRVVVTGLGAITSIGHDVDTFWNNLLAGKCGIDRITQFDATNYTTQIASEVRDWNVEDHWDPKEARRNDRYTHFGIVAAKQAFADSKLDMTKEDPDRVGVLIGSGIGGMATHETQMERLLKSGPRKVSPFTIPSLISNMCSGLFAIEIGARGPNFGIVSACATGTHSLGEAMHMIRRGDAEVMIAGGAEATITPFSCAAFCSMKAMSTRNDDPQHASRPFDAGRDGFVMGEGAGVLVLESLAHAQARGAHIYCELVGYAATCDAHHITMPDPEGKGLSMAMKRALASANIGLDQVDYINAHGTSTPYNDKFETLAIKKVFGDHARKLAISSTKSMTGHLLGAAGGIEAVVVVKTIQTGQIAPTINLTTSDPECDLDYVPNAKRAATVKIAMSNNLGFGGQNASAVFKAL; encoded by the coding sequence ATGCAACAAGCTCCCCTCTCCGCTCATCAACGGGTCGTAGTCACCGGTCTCGGCGCAATTACGTCGATCGGCCATGACGTGGATACGTTCTGGAATAACTTGCTCGCGGGCAAATGCGGTATCGACCGCATCACGCAGTTCGACGCGACGAATTACACGACTCAAATCGCGTCGGAAGTGCGCGACTGGAATGTTGAGGACCACTGGGATCCCAAGGAGGCGCGCCGCAACGACCGCTACACGCATTTCGGCATTGTTGCCGCGAAACAGGCGTTTGCCGACTCCAAGCTCGACATGACAAAGGAGGACCCCGACCGCGTCGGCGTGCTCATCGGCTCGGGCATCGGCGGCATGGCCACGCATGAGACCCAGATGGAGCGCCTGCTCAAATCTGGCCCGCGCAAAGTCTCCCCCTTCACGATCCCCTCGCTCATCAGCAACATGTGCAGCGGATTGTTCGCCATCGAAATCGGCGCGCGCGGCCCGAACTTTGGCATCGTGTCGGCTTGCGCCACGGGCACGCACAGCCTCGGCGAGGCCATGCACATGATTCGCCGCGGCGACGCGGAAGTCATGATTGCCGGCGGTGCCGAAGCCACGATCACACCCTTTTCGTGCGCGGCCTTCTGTTCGATGAAGGCCATGAGCACGCGCAACGACGACCCGCAGCACGCCAGCCGTCCCTTCGACGCCGGACGCGACGGCTTCGTGATGGGCGAGGGCGCGGGCGTGCTCGTCCTCGAATCGCTCGCCCACGCGCAGGCTCGCGGCGCGCACATCTATTGCGAACTCGTGGGCTACGCGGCCACATGCGACGCGCATCACATCACGATGCCCGACCCCGAGGGCAAGGGGCTCTCGATGGCCATGAAACGCGCTCTTGCCAGCGCCAACATTGGGCTCGACCAAGTCGATTACATCAACGCGCACGGCACCTCCACGCCCTACAACGACAAATTTGAGACGCTCGCCATCAAGAAAGTCTTCGGCGATCACGCCCGCAAACTCGCGATCAGCTCGACCAAGTCGATGACCGGGCACCTCCTTGGCGCCGCCGGTGGCATCGAGGCGGTGGTTGTGGTCAAGACGATCCAGACCGGCCAGATCGCGCCCACGATCAACCTCACCACGTCCGACCCCGAGTGCGACCTCGACTACGTGCCGAACGCCAAGCGCGCCGCCACCGTAAAAATCGCCATGAGCAATAACCTCGGCTTCGGCGGCCAAAACGCCTCCGCGGTTTTCAAGGCGCTGTAA